In Malus sylvestris chromosome 16, drMalSylv7.2, whole genome shotgun sequence, the following are encoded in one genomic region:
- the LOC126606960 gene encoding alpha-amylase 3, chloroplastic-like, translating into MRSTTTSLILSINFVAFMFSVSRVAVAHTMSTVRIEPLLQDLHHYGRQKPSHRRPQSNHPLKLSSSFTAFPKKLVVSNSRSFCYFQPPTPRRGPTLGVRAASTDTTTVETSESTDPIYKKTFPLKRTEVVEGKIFVKLDHGKNEKKWVLTVGCNLPGKWVLHWGVSFVDDVSCEWEQPPSEMRPAGSVPIKDYAIETPLKESLSSVGGDTSYEVKIDVKPNSAIAAINFVLKDEETGAWYQHRGSDFRVPLVAYPQDDDNVVGATKGFGMWPGVLGKLSNVFVKAESSNSKDQDSSGSESRHPQQKTTCVEGFYEELPIAKEISVNNSVTVSVSKCPETAKNLLYLETDLPDNAVVHWGVCRDDTKTWEIPAAPHPPETVVFKDKALRTRLQQKEGGNGCWGLFTLEEGLAGFLFLLKLNESTWLRCVGNDFYIPLSSSKNANVVQSEIQSKDAQVPDGSTEAVEESTAYADGLINEMRNLVSDVFSDKSPRTRSKKAQEAILQEIEKLAAEAYSIFRTTVPTLPEETIAETEEVKVAPAKICSGTGTGFEILCQGFNWESSKSGRWYMELKSKAALLSSLGFTVIWFPPPTESVSPEGYMPRDLYNLNSRYGNMDELKETVKVFHDVGIKVLGDAVLNHRCAHYRNQNGVWNIFGGRLNWDDRAVVADDPHFQGRGNKSSGDSFHAAPNIDHSQDFVRKDIREWLCWLRNDIGYDGWRLDFVRGFWGGYVRDYVDASEPYFAVGEYWDSLSYTYGEMDRNQDAHRQRIVDWINATNGTCGAFDVTTKGILHAALERCEYWRLSDEKGKPPGVLGWWPSRAVTFIENHDTGSTQGHWRFPKGKEMQGYAYILTHPGTPTVFYDHIFSHYQSEIAALISLRNRNKLNCRSLVKITKAERDVYAAIIDEKVAIKIGPGHYEPASGPQNWNKSLEGGDYKVWEAALVFSAPVCV; encoded by the exons ATGAGATCCACCACTACCTCCCTCATTCTTTCCATAAATTTCGTTGCTTTCATGTTCTCAGTCTCCCGAGTGGCCGTTGCTCATACCATGTCGACGGTTAGGATAGAGCCCCTCCTCCAGGACCTCCACCACTACGGTCGACAAAAACCCAGCCACCGCCGTCCGCAGTCGAATCATCCATTAAAGCTCAGCTCTTCTTTCACTGCTTTTCCTAAGAAGCTAGTAGTCTCCAACAGCCGCAGCTTCTGTTACTTCCAGCCTCCCACTCCCAGGAGGGGTCCCACTCTCGGAGTCAGAGCTGCCTCCACCGATACAACCACTGTCGAGACCTCCGAATCCACCGATCCCATCTACAAGAAGACCTTCCCTCTCAAGCGGACGGAAGTG GTGGAGGGAAAGATCTTTGTGAAATTAGATCATGGGAAGAATGAAAAGAAGTGGGTGCTGACTGTGGGTTGTAATCTTCCTGGAAAATGGGTTCTTCATTGGGGAGTTTCTTTTGTGGACGATGTTAGTTG CGAATGGGAACAGCCTCCTAGTGAAATGAGACCAGCTGGTTCAGTTCCCATCAAG GACTATGCAATAGAGACACCCTTGAAGGAATCGTTGTCGTCTGTGGGAGGCGATACATCTTATGAAGTGAAGATTGATGTTAAACCCAACAGCGCAATTGCAGCGATAAATTTTGTTCTCAAG GATGAAGAAACTGGTGCTTGGTATCAGCACAGAGGGAGTGACTTTAGAGTGCCTCTTGTCGCCTACCCACAAGACGATGACAATGTAGTTGGAGCGACAAAGGGCTTTGGCATGTGGCCAG GAGTTTTGGGAAAACTATCCAACGTGTTCGTCAAAGCAGAATCATCAAATTCCAAAGATCAAGACAGCAGCGGCAGTGAATCCAGACACCCTCAACAGAAAACTACGTGTGTAGAAGGATTCTATGAAGAACTGCCAATTGCAAAAGAAATTTCTGTAAACAATTCAGTAACTGTTTCCGTTAGCAAGTGCCCTGAGACAGCTAAGAATCTACTATACTTGGAAACAGATTTACCTGATAATGCTGTTGTTCACTGGGGAGTTTGCAGAGATGATACTAAAACATGGGAAATTCCAGCTGCCCCGCATCCACCAGAAACAGTAGTATTCAAGGACAAGGCTTTGCGGACTCGATTACAG CAAAAAGAGGGTGGAAATGGATGCTGGGGACTGTTTACTTTGGAAGAAGGACTCGCaggatttctttttcttttgaaactaAATGAAAGTACGTGGTTGAGATGTGTGGGAAATGACTTCTACATCCCCCTTTCAAGCTCAAAAAACGCAAATGTTGTACAATCAGAGATTCAATCTAAAGATGCTCAGGTACCTGACGGAAGTACAGAAGCAgtagaagaaagtactgcataTGCCGATGGATTAATCAATGAAATGAGGAACTTGGTGAGTGACGTTTTCTCTGATAAAAGTCCAAGGACAAGATCCAAAAAAGCACAAGAAGCCATTCTTCAAGAAATAGAAAAATTGGCTGCTGAAGCGTATAGTATCTTCAGAACTACCGTTCCAACTTTACCTGAGGAAACCATTGCAGAAACTGAAGAAGTGAAGGTCGCCCCTGCCAAAATATGTTCAGGGACAGGAACAGGTTTCGAAATATTGTGCCAAGGTTTTAACTGGGAATCTAGTAAATCTGGAAGATGGTACATGGAACTCAAAAGTAAAGCTGCACTGTTATCTTCACTAGGTTTCACTGTGATTTGGTTTCCACCTCCCACAGAGTCTGTTTCACCTGAAGGGTACATGCCCAGGGATTTATATAATCTGAACTCCAG ATACGGAAATATGGACGAACTGAAGGAGACCGTGAAGGTATTCCATGACGTTGGTATAAAAGTTCTTGGAGATGCTGTTCTGAATCACCGTTGTGCACATTATCGGAATCAAAATGGTGTTTGGAATATATTTGGTGGTCGTTTAAATTGGGATGATCGTGCAGTTGTTGCAGATGATCCACATTTTCAG GGAAGGGGCAACAAAAGTAGTGGAGATAGTTTTCATGCAGCCCCAAACATTGATCATTCACAAGATTTTGTGAGGAAGGATATCAGAGAATGGTTATGCTGGCTAAG GAACGATATTGGGTACGATGGATGGAGGCTGGATTTTGTTAGAGGATTTTGGGGTGGCTATGTCAGGGACTACGTGGATGCTAGTGAGCCCTACTTTGCTGTAGGCGAGTATTGGGATTCCCTAAGTTATACGTATGGGGAAATGGATCGCAATCAAGATGCACACAGGCAGAGAATTGTTGATTGGATCAACGCTACTAATGGAACTTGTGGTGCATTTGATgtcacaacaaaagggattctCCATGCA GCGCTGGAAAGGTGCGAGTATTGGCGATTGTCAGATGAGAAGGGTAAGCCTCCAGGGGTTCTTGGATGGTGGCCATCTCGTGCTGTCACTTTCATAGAGAATCATGATACTGGTTCTACTCAG GGTCATTGGAGGTTtcccaaaggaaaagaaatgcaAGGATATGCTTACATTTTGACTCATCCGGGAACACCTACAGTTTTCTATGACCACATTTTCTCTCACTACCAATCTGAAATTGC
- the LOC126608233 gene encoding mitochondrial outer membrane protein porin of 36 kDa codes for MVKGPGLYFDIGKKARDLLYKDYQSDHKFTVTTYTSTGVAISSTGIRKGELYLGDVSTQLKNKNITTDVKVDTNSNLLTTITIDEPAPGLKAIFSFIAPDQRSGKVELQYQHEYAGISTSIGLTANPIVNFSGVVGNNLLSLGTDLSFDTASGNFTKVNAGLNFTHSDLIASLLLNDKADTITASYYHTVSPLTNTAVGAELSHSFSSNENSLTIGTAHALDPLTTVKARVNNYGRASALIQHEWRPKSFFTISGEVDTRAIEKSAKIGLALALKP; via the exons ATGGTGAAGGGCCCAGGACTCTACTTCGATATCGGCAAGAAAGCCAGAG ATCTTCTCTACAAGGATTACCAGAGCGACCACAAGTTCACCGTCACCACTTACACTTCCACCGGAGTT GCAATCAGTTCAACTGGAATCAGGAAGGGTGAACTGTATCTTGGGGATGTGAGCACTCAGCTGAAGAACAAGAACATCACGACTGACGTGAAAGTTGACACCAACTCTAAT CTTCTCACGACCATTACTATTGATGAACCTGCACCTGGTCTCAAGGCAATCTTTAGCTTTATTGCCCCTGACCAGAGATCTGGCAAG GTGGAGCTCCAATATCAGCATGAGTATGCCGGGATAAGCACTAGCATTGGGTTGACTGCCAATCCGATTGTTAACTTTTCTGGTGTTGTGGGGAACAATCTTCTCTCTCTTGGAACTGATCTTTCTTTCGACACTGCCTCTGGCAACTTTACCAAAGTGAATGCAGGGTTGAATTTCACCCATTCTGACCTCATTGCTTCCCTATTACT GAACGATAAAGCTGATACTATTACTGCTTCCTACTACCACACTGTAAGCCCGCTCACCAACACTGCTGTTGGTGCGGAGCTGTCCCATAGCTTTTCAAGCAATGAAAACAGCCTCACAATTGGCACAGCACATGCACTTGACCCCCTAACCACAGTGAAGGCTCGGGTGAACAACTATGGCAGGGCGAGCGCTCTCATCCAGCACGAGTGGCGTCCCAAGTCATTCTTCACCATCTCAGGAGAGGTTGATACCAGGGCAATAGAGAAGAGCGCAAAGATCGGTCTAGCCTTGGCCCTCAAGCCCTAG
- the LOC126607733 gene encoding hypersensitive-induced response protein 2 codes for MGQALGCIQVDQSTVAIRETFGKFDDVLAPGCHCLPWCFGSQVAGRLSLRVQQLDVRCETKTKDNVFVTVVASIQYRALAEKASDAFYKLSNTRGQIQSYVFDVIRASVPKLDLDSTFEQKNDIAKSVEEELEKAMSHYGFEIVQTLIVDIEPDEHVKRSMNEINAAARMRVAASEKAEAEKILQIKRAEGEAESKYLSGLGIARQRQAIVDGLRDSVLAFSENVPGTSSKDVMDMVLVTQYFDTMKEIGASSKSNSVFIPHGPGAVRDIASQIRDGLLQGSSIQE; via the exons ATGGGACAAGCTCTTGGTTGTATTCAAGTGGACCAGTCCACTGTTGCTATCAGGGAAACTTTTGGGAAGTTTGATGATGTGCTTGCACCTGGATGTCACTGTTTGCCTTGGTGTTTTGGTAGCCAGGTAGCTGGTCGTCTCTCCTTACGTGTGCAGCAATTGGACGTTCGTTGTGAAACAAAGACAAAG GATAATGTTTTTGTTACTGTGGTTGCTTCAATTCAATACCGAGCTTTGGCTGAGAAGGCTTCTGATGCCTTTTACAAGCTCAGCAATACCAGAGGGCAGATCCAATCTTATGTCTTTGATG TGATTAGGGCAAGTGTTCCGAAATTGGACCTAGATTCAACCTTTGAGCAGAAGAATGATATAGCCAAATCTGTGGAAGAAGAACTTGAAAAG GCCATGTCACATTATGGGTTTGAGATAGTTCAAACACTAATTGTGGATATCGAACCAGATGAGCACGTGAAGAGATCGATGAATGAGATTAATGCAG CTGCTAGGATGAGGGTGGCCGCAAGTGAGAAAGCTGAAGCAGAGAAGATACTACAGATTAAGCGAGCTGAGGGAGAGGCAGAGTCCAAATATCTGTCGGGGCTTGGCATAGCAAGGCAGCGCCAGGCCATTGTGGACGGGCTGAGAGACAGCGTGCTGGCCTTCTCTGAGAACGTACCTGGGACATCATCCAAGGATGTCATGGACATGGTTCTCGTGACCCAGTACTTTGACACAATGAAGGAGATTGGTGCATCCTCAAAGTCCAATTCGGTTTTCATCCCACACGGACCAGGTGCTGTGAGAGACATTGCGTCGCAGATAAGAGACGGACTCCTTCAAGGAAGTTCGATTCAGGAGTAA